In one window of Armatimonadota bacterium DNA:
- a CDS encoding ABC transporter permease: MGALATVSDRMHLWSPVLVKELRTRMRGARPAWLQAGYVFAMLVVMGATYAAQVGTSGRFGPSLGFQLGRALYLALFIVQAILVALIVPGLTAGTISGEQEQKTYDMLAVTRLRSRQVVVGKLFSAWLFAVLLLTTSLPLAAMCLLFGGVSPAELMWSYGIVALSALMLAAVGLWWSTAVARSLLAVVGAYATTGGLLVLSGMLVFDPVATGVGYTLAPSIFGAVNPFGAIYFASNAVAVYGWNIPTGVAGAGLLVASAALLAAAASQRLPLLGRRRGVVVRALMLLIFALFAFLAVGNYGQALRGAVTPGTMRIVCALSACLIISLLLLLVPVIGAGELESSPRRRFLSWLVGGLSPRRILQPQVRSALPFLVILALVGFGTVIGGLWFFAPKHSATWLDPLLRGAALALAAVFGCSMLGVWATLLMPGLRGRLVLGATLVIVYLLTLLVVATAPSGPRLLSVQLAYVNPAVTALSLAKPQLYASLGTLHGWAGLGVIGTSAAIYVVIGMVALAGAAVAFRRHVSPEETGDE, encoded by the coding sequence ATGGGAGCACTGGCCACCGTCTCCGACCGGATGCACCTGTGGAGCCCGGTGCTGGTCAAGGAACTGCGCACCCGCATGCGCGGCGCGCGGCCGGCATGGCTTCAGGCCGGGTACGTCTTCGCCATGCTCGTCGTGATGGGCGCGACCTACGCCGCGCAGGTGGGAACCAGCGGCAGGTTCGGGCCGTCACTCGGCTTCCAGCTCGGCCGCGCGCTGTACCTCGCGCTGTTTATCGTGCAAGCGATCCTGGTGGCGCTCATCGTGCCCGGACTGACGGCGGGAACGATCTCGGGCGAGCAGGAGCAAAAGACCTACGACATGCTCGCCGTCACTCGCCTGCGCTCGCGGCAGGTGGTCGTGGGCAAGCTCTTCAGCGCCTGGCTGTTCGCCGTCCTGCTGCTCACCACGTCGCTGCCGCTCGCGGCAATGTGTCTGCTCTTCGGCGGCGTCTCGCCCGCGGAGTTGATGTGGAGCTACGGCATCGTTGCGCTGTCCGCGCTGATGCTCGCGGCGGTCGGTCTGTGGTGGAGCACGGCGGTGGCGCGAAGCCTGCTCGCCGTCGTCGGCGCGTACGCCACCACGGGCGGCCTCCTGGTCCTGTCGGGAATGCTCGTCTTTGATCCTGTCGCGACGGGTGTCGGCTACACTCTGGCCCCCTCAATCTTCGGCGCGGTCAATCCCTTCGGCGCGATCTACTTCGCCTCGAATGCCGTTGCGGTCTATGGCTGGAATATTCCGACCGGCGTCGCGGGGGCGGGGCTGCTCGTGGCAAGCGCGGCGCTGCTCGCCGCCGCGGCCTCGCAGCGGCTGCCGCTTCTCGGCCGCCGCAGAGGTGTCGTCGTCCGGGCGCTTATGCTGCTCATCTTTGCCCTCTTCGCGTTTCTCGCCGTCGGCAACTACGGACAGGCTCTGCGCGGCGCCGTCACACCCGGGACGATGCGCATCGTCTGCGCGCTCAGCGCTTGCCTCATCATCTCGCTGCTGTTGCTGCTCGTCCCCGTCATCGGCGCCGGCGAGCTCGAGTCATCGCCGCGGCGGCGCTTTCTCTCGTGGCTCGTGGGCGGCCTGTCTCCTCGCCGCATCCTTCAGCCGCAGGTCCGCTCGGCGCTGCCGTTTCTGGTTATCCTGGCGCTGGTGGGCTTCGGCACCGTAATCGGCGGCCTGTGGTTCTTCGCTCCGAAGCACAGCGCGACGTGGCTCGACCCGCTCCTGCGCGGTGCCGCCCTCGCGCTCGCGGCGGTCTTTGGGTGCAGCATGCTGGGCGTGTGGGCGACCCTGCTCATGCCCGGCCTGCGCGGGCGTCTCGTGCTCGGCGCGACCCTGGTGATCGTCTACCTCCTCACGCTGCTGGTCGTTGCCACTGCGCCGTCCGGCCCCCGGTTACTCAGCGTCCAGTTGGCTTACGTCAATCCCGCGGTCACCGCGCTGTCCTTGGCCAAGCCCCAACTCTACGCTTCGCTGGGCACGCTGCACGGGTGGGCCGGCCTGGGTGTCATCGGCACATCGGCTGCAATCTATGTCGTCATCGGTATGGTGGCACTAGCGGGCGCAGCAGTGGCGTTCAGGCGCCACGTGTCACCCGAGGAGACGGGCGATGAGTGA